Proteins co-encoded in one Cygnus olor isolate bCygOlo1 chromosome 6, bCygOlo1.pri.v2, whole genome shotgun sequence genomic window:
- the DCAF17 gene encoding DDB1- and CUL4-associated factor 17 isoform X1, which yields MCPAGGRRAAPRAPNACRLLDRRAHGFYARDAGVALRKNMGLLRSLICQENTTFKNVWTTHSASPIAYERGRIYLDNYQCCISSIAQEPRILYQKPKCSKSEKIEDALLLECPLGEMLPNPLDYKSSLIVLTAQNWLLRLSADSGEILEKIYLAGSGCKFRYLSWDTPQEVMVIKSAQNKLPAASRQAGIQQSVLFHLAVFQVIPLSFIGMLEISKKIFGNSVTDVDVSNGILIIMYSMGLVRLYSFQAITEQFMEQPFDLGCEFSWNGQVGVVGKYPFGLPCNIKITDTPPLLFEASSLENAFQIGGYPWHYIITPNKKKHKGVFYICSLKDNALAKNGIQDMKCCSLEPDWIYFHPDMSGRIIHVGPNLIKVLKLKEVESNTDQTEISEDFIIVANREENCVNSSVTVTASGRVVKKRYNLLDDDPEQETFKIVDYEDELDLLSTVAVTQIGADGRAHLDLHCNEQGILLKSIPLLESWDVTYSHEVYFDRDIVLHIEQKPNRRFSCYVYQMVCDTAKEDECSRHEKPERVFCKKGGRIFEYI from the exons GAAAATACTACATTCAAGAATGTTTGGACGACTCATTCTGCATCTCCTATTGCTTACGAAAGAGGAAGAATTTACTTAGACAACTACCAGTGCTGTATTAGCAG CATTGCCCAAGAGCCAAGAATACTTTATCAAAAGCCGAAGTGTTCTAAGtcagaaaaaatagaagatgCTTTATTATTGGAATGCCCACTG GGGGAAATGCTTCCAAATCCATTAGACTATAAATCTTCCCTTATAGTCTTGACAGCACAGAACTGGCTTCTGCGTCTCTCTGCTGACAGTGgggaaatactggaaaaaatataccTTGCGGGCTCTGGCTGCAAATTCAG GTACCTCAGCTGGGATACTCCTCAAGAGGTAATGGTTATAAAGTCAGCTCAGAATAAGCTGCCTGCAGCATCACGGCAG GCAGGCATCCAACAGTCTGTACTATTCCATCTTGCTGTATTCCAAGTAATACCTCTTTCATTTATTGGAATGCTAGAAATAAGCAAAAAG atATTTGGTAATAGTGTTACAGATGTTGATGTTTCTAATGGAATCCTGATTATAATGTACAGCATGGGTCTGGTCAGGCTCTATAGCTTCCAGGCCATCACTGAACAG TTCATGGAACAGCCGTTTGATTTGGGATGTGAATTCAGCTGGAATGGTCAAGTGGGAGTTGTAGGAAAGTATCCATTTGGTCTTCCGtgtaacattaaaataacag ATACCCCACCTTTGCTATTTGAAGCATCTTCTCTGGAGAATGCATTTCAAATTGGAGGTTACCCTTGGCATTATATCATCACAcctaacaagaaaaaacacaaaggagtCTTCTATATTTGTTCTCTGAAAGACAATGCTTTG gCAAAAAATGGCATACAGGATATGAAATGCTGTTCACTTGAACCTGATTGGATATATTTCCATCCAGATATGTCAGGCAGAATAATCCATGTGGGACCAAATTTGATAAA AGTCTTGAAGCTTAAGGAAGTTGAAAGTAATACAGAccaaacagaaatttcagaagactTTATAATTGTGGccaacagagaagaaaactgt gtGAACAGCTCTGTTACTGTAACAGCTTCTGGTCGAGTGGTGAAAAAGCGTTATAACTTGCTGGATGATGACCCAGAACAAGAG acaTTCAAAATTGTGGACTATGAAGATGAATTGGATTTGTTATCCACTGTGGCAGTTACTCAAATAGGAGCTGATGGAAGAGCTCACCTTGACTTACACTGTAATGAGCAGGGGATTCTACTTAAGAGTATTCCATTACTGGAATCCTGGGATGTG actTACAGTCACGAAGTTTACTTTGATAGAGACATTGTGTTACACATAGAACAGAAGCCTAACAGGAGGTTCAGCTGTTACGTTTACCAAATGGTCTGTGATACTGCAAAAGAAGATGAATGCTCACGCCATGAAAAACCAGAAAGAGTGTTTTgtaaaaaaggagggagaatttttgaatatatttaa
- the DCAF17 gene encoding DDB1- and CUL4-associated factor 17 isoform X2, with protein MCPAGGRRAAPRAPNACRLLDRRAHGFYARDAGVALRKNMGLLRSLICQENTTFKNVWTTHSASPIAYERGRIYLDNYQCCISSIAQEPRILYQKPKCSKSEKIEDALLLECPLGEMLPNPLDYKSSLIVLTAQNWLLRLSADSGEILEKIYLAGSGCKFRYLSWDTPQEVMVIKSAQNKLPAASRQIFGNSVTDVDVSNGILIIMYSMGLVRLYSFQAITEQFMEQPFDLGCEFSWNGQVGVVGKYPFGLPCNIKITDTPPLLFEASSLENAFQIGGYPWHYIITPNKKKHKGVFYICSLKDNALAKNGIQDMKCCSLEPDWIYFHPDMSGRIIHVGPNLIKVLKLKEVESNTDQTEISEDFIIVANREENCVNSSVTVTASGRVVKKRYNLLDDDPEQETFKIVDYEDELDLLSTVAVTQIGADGRAHLDLHCNEQGILLKSIPLLESWDVTYSHEVYFDRDIVLHIEQKPNRRFSCYVYQMVCDTAKEDECSRHEKPERVFCKKGGRIFEYI; from the exons GAAAATACTACATTCAAGAATGTTTGGACGACTCATTCTGCATCTCCTATTGCTTACGAAAGAGGAAGAATTTACTTAGACAACTACCAGTGCTGTATTAGCAG CATTGCCCAAGAGCCAAGAATACTTTATCAAAAGCCGAAGTGTTCTAAGtcagaaaaaatagaagatgCTTTATTATTGGAATGCCCACTG GGGGAAATGCTTCCAAATCCATTAGACTATAAATCTTCCCTTATAGTCTTGACAGCACAGAACTGGCTTCTGCGTCTCTCTGCTGACAGTGgggaaatactggaaaaaatataccTTGCGGGCTCTGGCTGCAAATTCAG GTACCTCAGCTGGGATACTCCTCAAGAGGTAATGGTTATAAAGTCAGCTCAGAATAAGCTGCCTGCAGCATCACGGCAG atATTTGGTAATAGTGTTACAGATGTTGATGTTTCTAATGGAATCCTGATTATAATGTACAGCATGGGTCTGGTCAGGCTCTATAGCTTCCAGGCCATCACTGAACAG TTCATGGAACAGCCGTTTGATTTGGGATGTGAATTCAGCTGGAATGGTCAAGTGGGAGTTGTAGGAAAGTATCCATTTGGTCTTCCGtgtaacattaaaataacag ATACCCCACCTTTGCTATTTGAAGCATCTTCTCTGGAGAATGCATTTCAAATTGGAGGTTACCCTTGGCATTATATCATCACAcctaacaagaaaaaacacaaaggagtCTTCTATATTTGTTCTCTGAAAGACAATGCTTTG gCAAAAAATGGCATACAGGATATGAAATGCTGTTCACTTGAACCTGATTGGATATATTTCCATCCAGATATGTCAGGCAGAATAATCCATGTGGGACCAAATTTGATAAA AGTCTTGAAGCTTAAGGAAGTTGAAAGTAATACAGAccaaacagaaatttcagaagactTTATAATTGTGGccaacagagaagaaaactgt gtGAACAGCTCTGTTACTGTAACAGCTTCTGGTCGAGTGGTGAAAAAGCGTTATAACTTGCTGGATGATGACCCAGAACAAGAG acaTTCAAAATTGTGGACTATGAAGATGAATTGGATTTGTTATCCACTGTGGCAGTTACTCAAATAGGAGCTGATGGAAGAGCTCACCTTGACTTACACTGTAATGAGCAGGGGATTCTACTTAAGAGTATTCCATTACTGGAATCCTGGGATGTG actTACAGTCACGAAGTTTACTTTGATAGAGACATTGTGTTACACATAGAACAGAAGCCTAACAGGAGGTTCAGCTGTTACGTTTACCAAATGGTCTGTGATACTGCAAAAGAAGATGAATGCTCACGCCATGAAAAACCAGAAAGAGTGTTTTgtaaaaaaggagggagaatttttgaatatatttaa
- the DCAF17 gene encoding DDB1- and CUL4-associated factor 17 isoform X3 — protein sequence MSVMHASSFISENTTFKNVWTTHSASPIAYERGRIYLDNYQCCISSIAQEPRILYQKPKCSKSEKIEDALLLECPLGEMLPNPLDYKSSLIVLTAQNWLLRLSADSGEILEKIYLAGSGCKFRYLSWDTPQEVMVIKSAQNKLPAASRQAGIQQSVLFHLAVFQVIPLSFIGMLEISKKIFGNSVTDVDVSNGILIIMYSMGLVRLYSFQAITEQFMEQPFDLGCEFSWNGQVGVVGKYPFGLPCNIKITDTPPLLFEASSLENAFQIGGYPWHYIITPNKKKHKGVFYICSLKDNALAKNGIQDMKCCSLEPDWIYFHPDMSGRIIHVGPNLIKVLKLKEVESNTDQTEISEDFIIVANREENCVNSSVTVTASGRVVKKRYNLLDDDPEQETFKIVDYEDELDLLSTVAVTQIGADGRAHLDLHCNEQGILLKSIPLLESWDVTYSHEVYFDRDIVLHIEQKPNRRFSCYVYQMVCDTAKEDECSRHEKPERVFCKKGGRIFEYI from the exons GAAAATACTACATTCAAGAATGTTTGGACGACTCATTCTGCATCTCCTATTGCTTACGAAAGAGGAAGAATTTACTTAGACAACTACCAGTGCTGTATTAGCAG CATTGCCCAAGAGCCAAGAATACTTTATCAAAAGCCGAAGTGTTCTAAGtcagaaaaaatagaagatgCTTTATTATTGGAATGCCCACTG GGGGAAATGCTTCCAAATCCATTAGACTATAAATCTTCCCTTATAGTCTTGACAGCACAGAACTGGCTTCTGCGTCTCTCTGCTGACAGTGgggaaatactggaaaaaatataccTTGCGGGCTCTGGCTGCAAATTCAG GTACCTCAGCTGGGATACTCCTCAAGAGGTAATGGTTATAAAGTCAGCTCAGAATAAGCTGCCTGCAGCATCACGGCAG GCAGGCATCCAACAGTCTGTACTATTCCATCTTGCTGTATTCCAAGTAATACCTCTTTCATTTATTGGAATGCTAGAAATAAGCAAAAAG atATTTGGTAATAGTGTTACAGATGTTGATGTTTCTAATGGAATCCTGATTATAATGTACAGCATGGGTCTGGTCAGGCTCTATAGCTTCCAGGCCATCACTGAACAG TTCATGGAACAGCCGTTTGATTTGGGATGTGAATTCAGCTGGAATGGTCAAGTGGGAGTTGTAGGAAAGTATCCATTTGGTCTTCCGtgtaacattaaaataacag ATACCCCACCTTTGCTATTTGAAGCATCTTCTCTGGAGAATGCATTTCAAATTGGAGGTTACCCTTGGCATTATATCATCACAcctaacaagaaaaaacacaaaggagtCTTCTATATTTGTTCTCTGAAAGACAATGCTTTG gCAAAAAATGGCATACAGGATATGAAATGCTGTTCACTTGAACCTGATTGGATATATTTCCATCCAGATATGTCAGGCAGAATAATCCATGTGGGACCAAATTTGATAAA AGTCTTGAAGCTTAAGGAAGTTGAAAGTAATACAGAccaaacagaaatttcagaagactTTATAATTGTGGccaacagagaagaaaactgt gtGAACAGCTCTGTTACTGTAACAGCTTCTGGTCGAGTGGTGAAAAAGCGTTATAACTTGCTGGATGATGACCCAGAACAAGAG acaTTCAAAATTGTGGACTATGAAGATGAATTGGATTTGTTATCCACTGTGGCAGTTACTCAAATAGGAGCTGATGGAAGAGCTCACCTTGACTTACACTGTAATGAGCAGGGGATTCTACTTAAGAGTATTCCATTACTGGAATCCTGGGATGTG actTACAGTCACGAAGTTTACTTTGATAGAGACATTGTGTTACACATAGAACAGAAGCCTAACAGGAGGTTCAGCTGTTACGTTTACCAAATGGTCTGTGATACTGCAAAAGAAGATGAATGCTCACGCCATGAAAAACCAGAAAGAGTGTTTTgtaaaaaaggagggagaatttttgaatatatttaa